From the Arvicola amphibius chromosome 2, mArvAmp1.2, whole genome shotgun sequence genome, one window contains:
- the Adi1 gene encoding 1,2-dihydroxy-3-keto-5-methylthiopentene dioxygenase has translation MVQAWYMDESTADPRMPHRAHPDRPVGLEQLRTLGVLYWKLDADKHENDPELEKIRKERNYSWMDIITICKDTLPNYEEKIKMFFEEHLHLDEEIRYILEGSGYFDVRDKEDKWIRISMEKGDMITLPAGIYHRFTLDEKNYVKAMRLFVGEPVWTPYNRPADHFDARVQYVRFLEGRA, from the exons ATGGTGCAGGCCTGGTACATGGACGAGTCCACCGCCGATCCGCGGATGCCCCACCGCGCGCACCCCGACCGTCCGGTGGGCCTGGAGCAGCTGCGCACGCTCGGAGTGCTCTATTGGAAG CTGGATGCTGACAAGCATGAGAATGATCCAGAACTGGAAAAGATCCGGAAGGAGAGGAACTACTCCTGGATGGACATCATCACCATATGCAAAGATACACTTCCCAATTATGAGGAGAAG ATCAAGATGTTCTTTGAGGAGCATCTGCACCTGGACGAGGAGATCCGCTACATCCTGGAGGGTAGTGGGTACTTCGATGTCAGGGACAAGGAGGACAAGTGGATCCGGATTTCCATGGAGAAGGGGGACATGATCACACTCCCTGCTGGCATCTATCACCGCTTCACGCTGGATGAGAAG AATTACGTGAAGGCCATGCGGCTGTTTGTGGGCGAACCTGTGTGGACACCATACAACCGTCCAGCCGACCATTTCGATGCCCGGGTACAGTACGTGAGGTTTTTGGAAGGAAGAGCGTAG